One part of the Desulfotignum phosphitoxidans DSM 13687 genome encodes these proteins:
- the hypD gene encoding hydrogenase formation protein HypD, whose protein sequence is MGLTYLEKFRDPSLAKNLVAAIHKESRLTLRLMEVCGTHTMAIFRHGIRNILPETITLLSGPGCPVCVTAQKDIDAFVAVSRQPDVIVTTFGDLMRVPGSGTTLAGQKGAGADVRMVYSVFDAVTIARQNPEKQVVFCAVGFETTIPTIAAAVLMAAKEKVTNFSIYGANKLTPPALAALMTTPGVSIDGFILPGHVSVITGVDAYRSVFETHKVPSVITGFEPIDILHAVLMLVRQNESRVPALENAYPRAVRESGNPKAREVMHQVFTVGDAAWRGIGLIKNSGMELKPDFKAFDAGARFELNLTDVAEPKGCACGEILMGLKTPVACALYKKVCTPMTPVGPCMVSSEGACAAYYNYG, encoded by the coding sequence ATGGGATTGACATATCTGGAAAAATTCAGGGATCCGTCCCTGGCCAAAAATCTGGTGGCAGCGATTCATAAAGAAAGCCGGCTTACCCTGCGGCTCATGGAGGTGTGCGGCACCCATACCATGGCCATTTTCCGGCATGGGATCCGGAATATCCTGCCTGAGACCATCACGTTGCTGTCCGGGCCGGGATGCCCTGTGTGTGTCACGGCACAAAAAGATATCGATGCGTTTGTGGCAGTTTCCCGGCAGCCGGATGTGATTGTCACCACGTTCGGGGATCTGATGAGAGTGCCGGGTTCCGGCACCACTTTGGCCGGGCAAAAAGGGGCGGGCGCGGATGTGCGCATGGTGTATTCCGTGTTTGATGCGGTCACCATTGCCCGGCAGAATCCGGAAAAACAGGTGGTGTTCTGTGCCGTGGGATTTGAAACCACCATTCCCACCATTGCGGCGGCCGTGCTCATGGCTGCAAAGGAAAAGGTGACCAACTTTTCCATATATGGGGCCAACAAACTGACCCCCCCGGCTCTGGCGGCGTTGATGACCACCCCAGGGGTATCCATTGACGGATTTATTCTGCCGGGGCATGTGTCCGTGATCACGGGTGTGGATGCGTACCGGTCCGTGTTCGAGACCCACAAGGTCCCGTCCGTGATCACGGGGTTTGAGCCCATTGACATCCTGCACGCCGTGCTGATGCTGGTGCGCCAGAATGAATCCCGTGTGCCGGCCCTGGAAAACGCCTATCCAAGAGCTGTGAGAGAATCCGGAAATCCCAAGGCCAGGGAGGTGATGCATCAGGTGTTTACCGTGGGTGACGCGGCGTGGCGGGGCATTGGGCTGATAAAAAACAGCGGCATGGAATTGAAACCGGATTTCAAGGCGTTTGATGCCGGGGCCCGGTTTGAGCTGAACCTCACAGACGTGGCCGAGCCCAAAGGGTGTGCCTGCGGAGAGATTCTCATGGGGTTGAAAACTCCGGTTGCCTGTGCATTGTACAAAAAAGTCTGTACCCCCATGACACCGGTGGGGCCGTGCATGGTGTCCAGTGAAGGGGCCTGTGCCGCTTATTACAACTATGGATAA
- the hysD gene encoding NiFeSe hydrogenase maturation protease, with product MKKLLVLGVGNTLMQDDGIGVHAVHELLKEKEDWPQVDFIDGGTFTQDIFYLFEEYENILVLDIVRAKHPPGTIFSLEEKDLRKDEKQMLSLHDIDLLDSLGMAQMRGHRPYLRVIGIQPDTINWGTSLTPPLADAMPDFLAAAKKHITDILETR from the coding sequence ATGAAAAAACTACTGGTATTAGGCGTTGGCAACACTTTGATGCAGGATGACGGCATCGGGGTGCATGCCGTGCATGAACTGCTCAAGGAAAAAGAAGACTGGCCACAGGTGGATTTCATCGATGGCGGCACCTTTACCCAGGACATCTTTTACCTGTTTGAAGAATATGAAAATATTCTGGTCCTGGATATTGTCCGGGCGAAACATCCGCCGGGCACCATTTTCAGCCTGGAGGAAAAAGATCTGCGCAAAGATGAGAAACAGATGCTGTCGTTGCATGACATCGATCTGCTGGATTCTTTAGGCATGGCCCAGATGCGGGGCCATCGTCCCTATCTGCGGGTGATCGGCATACAGCCGGATACCATCAACTGGGGCACTTCCCTCACCCCCCCCCTGGCCGATGCAATGCCGGATTTTCTGGCAGCCGCAAAAAAACATATCACAGACATTCTGGAAACCCGATAA
- a CDS encoding HypC/HybG/HupF family hydrogenase formation chaperone — protein MCLAIPSKIIEIQGTLAKVSVDGVIRETSLALIDDAQIGDYVIVHAGFAISKLDEFAARQTLEDMRQILAADDARHLSSHTDA, from the coding sequence ATGTGTTTAGCCATACCTTCAAAAATTATCGAAATCCAGGGCACCCTGGCCAAAGTATCTGTGGACGGCGTGATCCGGGAAACCAGCCTGGCACTCATCGATGACGCGCAAATCGGGGATTATGTGATTGTTCATGCCGGGTTTGCCATCAGCAAGCTGGATGAATTCGCGGCCCGCCAGACCCTGGAAGATATGCGTCAGATTCTGGCGGCGGACGATGCCCGCCACCTTTCTTCGCACACAGATGCCTGA
- the hypF gene encoding carbamoyltransferase HypF, whose amino-acid sequence MPATFLRTQMPDSDCIASQLDISGVVQGVGFRPFLFALAARHKISGEVSNTAFGVRARVEGSPASLTRFVEAITAHPPMLARVDGVQTTSVPVTGASGFKIIASRTGSSRATLISPDVCVCNDCLKEMENPEDRRFRYPFINCTNCGPRFTIIEDIPYDRPQTAMKQFAMCPDCQAEYDNPADRRFHAQPNACPVCGPQVFLTDSKGQTIAGPDTAIHQAGRLLARGKILAVKGLGGFHLAVDAGDDAAVLRLRRRKHRPHKPFALMARSGSAVSAFADVSKEELQLLTGFNRPIVLLRKKGSDAQMELSRKIAPLNPCLGVMLPYTPLHYLLLDAGPKVLVMTSGNRPGEPLSIDNQDALDAFSHIADYFLLHNRDIYFRADDSIVRVQAGQTRFIRRSRGYAPLPIPLSEDLPFVLGCGAGMKNTLCLTRKNQAFLSQHIGDLENRKTCDFYVQTLDHFKTILDITPEIVAHDLHPGYMSTRFAKDHFAEQIPRVAVQHHHAHAVSCMVENDLDEPVVAIVLDGTGYGTDGHIWGGEILVATRKSFVRKAHLRYLPMPGGDQAVLAPWRMAAALLYTAFGRNFLDLDLPFIHDMDPCHLDFVCQMMEKKVNTPQTSSCGRLCDAVSSLLGIRHKISYDSQAAMELEAVGTTKDFAPDPASYACELRSPDPAADGVEWIIDVIPGIREIVADICARVPVQQISQRFHQTLVHGFFQAAHRITAAHRVDKVVLSGGVFNNDLIFNAMMGSLKQGGLSVYTHSRVPPGDGGIALGQAAVAGALSKDLPDFIKNNVQPAQEAVSWD is encoded by the coding sequence ATGCCCGCCACCTTTCTTCGCACACAGATGCCTGATTCCGACTGCATTGCCAGTCAGCTTGATATCAGCGGAGTGGTCCAGGGGGTTGGATTCCGGCCGTTTCTGTTTGCCCTGGCGGCCCGGCACAAGATTTCAGGAGAGGTTTCCAATACGGCCTTCGGGGTCCGGGCCCGGGTGGAGGGCTCACCTGCCAGCCTGACCCGGTTTGTGGAAGCGATCACGGCCCATCCGCCCATGCTGGCCCGGGTGGATGGGGTTCAAACCACGTCCGTGCCCGTCACAGGCGCCAGCGGCTTTAAAATCATTGCCAGCCGGACGGGGTCTTCCCGGGCAACCCTGATTTCACCGGATGTGTGTGTGTGCAACGATTGCCTCAAAGAGATGGAAAATCCTGAGGACCGGCGCTTCAGGTATCCGTTCATCAACTGCACCAATTGCGGCCCGCGGTTCACCATCATCGAAGACATCCCCTATGACCGGCCCCAGACCGCCATGAAACAGTTTGCCATGTGTCCGGACTGTCAGGCGGAATATGACAATCCCGCGGACCGGCGGTTTCATGCCCAGCCCAATGCCTGCCCCGTGTGCGGTCCCCAGGTGTTTTTAACCGACAGCAAGGGCCAAACCATTGCCGGGCCGGATACGGCCATCCACCAGGCCGGGCGCCTGCTGGCCCGGGGCAAAATTCTGGCGGTCAAGGGGCTGGGCGGGTTTCACCTGGCCGTGGATGCGGGTGATGATGCCGCTGTTCTTCGTCTGCGCCGGCGCAAGCACCGGCCCCACAAACCCTTTGCCCTGATGGCCCGGTCCGGATCCGCGGTGTCGGCGTTTGCGGATGTGTCAAAAGAAGAACTTCAGCTGCTGACCGGTTTTAACCGGCCCATTGTTTTGTTGAGAAAAAAAGGGTCTGATGCACAGATGGAGCTGTCGCGTAAGATCGCGCCATTGAATCCCTGTCTGGGCGTGATGCTGCCCTATACCCCGCTGCATTACCTGCTTTTGGATGCCGGGCCCAAGGTGCTGGTGATGACCTCGGGCAACCGGCCGGGTGAGCCCTTGTCCATCGACAATCAGGATGCGTTGGATGCGTTTTCCCATATTGCGGATTATTTTCTGCTGCACAACAGAGATATCTATTTTCGGGCCGATGACTCCATTGTCCGGGTTCAGGCCGGACAGACCCGGTTTATCCGGCGGTCCAGAGGGTATGCCCCGCTGCCGATCCCCTTGTCAGAAGATCTGCCTTTTGTGCTCGGGTGCGGGGCCGGCATGAAAAACACCTTATGCCTGACCCGGAAGAATCAGGCGTTTTTAAGCCAGCACATCGGGGATCTGGAAAACCGGAAAACGTGTGATTTCTATGTTCAGACCCTGGATCATTTCAAGACCATTCTGGATATCACCCCGGAAATTGTGGCCCATGATCTGCATCCGGGATATATGAGCACCCGGTTTGCCAAAGACCATTTTGCTGAACAGATTCCCCGGGTGGCCGTACAGCACCATCATGCCCATGCCGTGTCCTGCATGGTGGAAAACGATCTGGATGAACCTGTGGTCGCCATTGTGCTGGACGGCACGGGATACGGCACGGACGGCCATATCTGGGGCGGAGAAATTCTTGTGGCCACCCGCAAGAGTTTTGTGCGCAAAGCCCATTTAAGATACCTTCCCATGCCGGGGGGGGATCAGGCCGTGCTGGCCCCCTGGCGCATGGCAGCTGCGTTGTTGTATACGGCGTTCGGCCGGAATTTTCTGGATCTGGATCTTCCGTTTATCCATGATATGGATCCCTGCCACCTGGATTTTGTCTGCCAGATGATGGAAAAAAAAGTGAACACGCCCCAAACCTCCAGTTGTGGCCGATTGTGCGATGCCGTGTCTTCCTTGCTGGGGATCCGGCATAAGATCTCCTATGACAGCCAGGCTGCCATGGAGCTGGAGGCTGTGGGGACAACAAAAGATTTTGCACCGGACCCGGCTTCTTATGCCTGTGAATTGCGGTCACCGGACCCGGCGGCAGATGGGGTTGAATGGATCATCGATGTGATCCCCGGTATCCGGGAAATAGTGGCTGATATCTGTGCCCGGGTCCCGGTGCAGCAGATCAGTCAACGGTTTCACCAGACCCTGGTGCATGGGTTTTTTCAGGCGGCGCACAGAATTACCGCAGCCCACCGGGTGGATAAGGTGGTGCTGTCCGGCGGGGTGTTTAACAATGATCTGATTTTCAATGCAATGATGGGGTCTTTAAAACAAGGCGGGTTGTCTGTTTACACCCATTCCCGGGTGCCGCCTGGAGACGGCGGGATTGCCCTGGGCCAGGCCGCGGTTGCCGGGGCCTTGTCAAAAGATCTTCCGGATTTTATAAAAAACAATGTTCAACCGGCACAGGAGGCGGTTTCATGGGATTGA
- the hypE gene encoding hydrogenase expression/formation protein HypE, with protein sequence MNAEKNNTILLDHGAGGKASHALFSEMILPLFSNEYLAMGDDGAVYSVPAGKMAFSTDSYVVDPIFFNGGNIGDLAVNGTVNDIAMCGAIPLYISVGLIIEEGLPINDFQEIITSMATAADRAGVKIVTGDTKVVPRGKADKIFINTSGVGMIPEGVNVSGSRALPGDKIILSGTMADHGIAILTAREGLTFDGDLKTDSAPLNHMVKTMLSSGCEVHVLRDPTRGGVGTTLNEIASQSGVGMTLFEKDLPIKKPVNGVCELLGFDPLYIANEGKLLAIVPEKQASKVLDLIKADTFGKNAAIIGEVTDQRPGKVFLETAIGGQRLVDMLTGEQLPRIC encoded by the coding sequence ATGAATGCAGAGAAAAACAATACCATATTACTGGACCATGGTGCCGGGGGCAAAGCCTCCCATGCGCTGTTTTCCGAAATGATTCTTCCGCTGTTCAGCAATGAGTATCTGGCCATGGGAGATGACGGGGCTGTGTATTCCGTGCCGGCCGGCAAAATGGCGTTTTCAACGGATTCCTATGTGGTGGACCCGATTTTTTTCAATGGCGGCAATATCGGGGATCTGGCCGTGAACGGCACGGTGAACGACATTGCCATGTGCGGGGCAATTCCGTTGTACATCAGTGTGGGACTGATCATTGAAGAAGGCCTGCCCATAAACGATTTCCAGGAAATCATCACATCCATGGCAACGGCGGCAGACCGGGCCGGGGTCAAGATCGTCACCGGAGATACCAAGGTGGTGCCCCGGGGCAAGGCGGACAAGATTTTCATTAACACCTCGGGGGTCGGCATGATCCCGGAGGGCGTGAACGTATCCGGCAGCCGGGCACTTCCCGGGGACAAAATCATTTTAAGCGGCACCATGGCCGATCACGGGATTGCCATTCTCACAGCCAGGGAAGGCTTGACCTTTGACGGGGATCTTAAAACCGATTCCGCGCCCTTGAATCACATGGTCAAAACGATGCTGTCTTCCGGGTGTGAGGTGCATGTGCTCAGAGATCCCACCCGGGGAGGGGTGGGCACGACCTTGAATGAAATCGCTTCCCAATCCGGGGTGGGAATGACATTGTTTGAAAAAGATCTGCCCATAAAAAAGCCAGTCAACGGGGTGTGCGAGCTGCTGGGATTTGATCCCTTGTACATTGCCAACGAAGGCAAACTGCTGGCCATTGTGCCGGAAAAACAGGCGTCAAAGGTGTTGGATCTGATCAAGGCCGATACTTTCGGCAAAAATGCCGCCATTATCGGAGAAGTGACGGATCAGCGCCCGGGAAAGGTGTTTCTGGAAACCGCCATCGGGGGCCAGCGCCTGGTGGATATGCTCACCGGAGAGCAGCTGCCCCGGATCTGTTGA